A region of the Verrucomicrobiia bacterium genome:
CCGGCGGCATCCGGATCACCGAGGTGACCAATCCGTTCGGGGAGGCGTGGGCGTTGGGATGGATGGCGGGGCCGGTGACGGTGTTGTGGATCGTGGGATTGACGAATGCGACCAATCTGCTGGACGGCATGGACGGGCTGGTGGCCGGGGTGGCGGCGGTGCTGGCGTTGTCCCTGGCGATGATCAACATCATCGGGGGGAACACGGTGGTGGCGTTGCTGACCTTCGCGTTGGCGGGGGCGACGCTGGGATTTCTTCCCTACAACTTTTCGCCTGCACGGATTTTTCTTGGGGACAGCGGGAGCCTGCTGGTGGGGTTGCTGATGGCGGGGATCGGGACGTTGTCGTTTTTCAAGGCGGCCACGGCCACGCTGGTGCTGGTGCCGCTGCTGCTGTTTGCGCTGCCGCTGTTTGACACGACCCAGGTGGTGATCGGGCGGATGCGGCGGGGGCGTCATCCGTTCACCGCGGATGACACGCATGTGCACCACCGGTTGTTGAGGTTTGGGCTCAGCCAGAAGGAGGCCGCCATTTTCTTTTACGCGGTCACGGTTTTCCTGGGGGTCGCGGCGATCGTACTGAGTTGGCGGTTCACGCGGGGCTCGTTTGCGGCCCTGGGCATCCTGGGTGCCGTGCTGGCGGCCGTGTTGCTGGCCTGGTCCTGGCAACTGCGTCAGCGCCGAAATCCCGACCGGCCGCCCGGGACGGAAGCCACTCCCTGAGGAATTGCAGCCATGATCAGCCTTGAATCCGCACAAGAGAGCATCCTGGGAGGTCTTCGACCCCTGGCCACCACCGAGATCCTTCCGGTCGCCATGGCGACAGGGAGGGTGCCAACGGGGGATTTGAATGCCCGGGTGGAGTTGCCGCCGTTCGATAATGCGTCGGTGGACGGCTATGCCGTGCAGTCCGCAGACCTGGCGGGGGCCGGTCCGGAGAATCCGGTGGCCTTGGAGGAAGTGGGAAGGGTCAGCGCCGGGGACCTGCCCAGCCGCCTGGTGACGTCCGGCACCTGTGTCCGGATTTTCACCGGGGCCATCGTGCCGCCGGGCGCGGATGCTGTGGTGATGCAGGAGGACACCTCACGCGGGGAGGGAGGCCTGGTGAGATTCATGGCATCGGTCGGCCCGTGGGAGGGGGTTCGACTGGCGGGAGGCGATTTAAAGCTGGGGGCGCGGGTTGCGGAGGCGGGAGTGCCCCTGTCCCCGGCGCGGGTCGGATTGCTGGCGGCGACCGGACACGCGACGGTCAGCGTGCATCGGCGTCCGCGGATCACCCTGTTGGCGACCGGGAACGAGCTGACAAGTCCGGGGGATCCC
Encoded here:
- a CDS encoding undecaprenyl/decaprenyl-phosphate alpha-N-acetylglucosaminyl 1-phosphate transferase; translated protein: MRTYFTVLLLAMGVSFLMTPIAARLAFWLGAVDRPEARKIHREPIPRLGGLAVLAGFCVPWVALYLIDNRVARIFQEQQALVLTLVGCGCLMFVVGMLDDVAGLSAARKLVLQVGIAAGMYAGGIRITEVTNPFGEAWALGWMAGPVTVLWIVGLTNATNLLDGMDGLVAGVAAVLALSLAMINIIGGNTVVALLTFALAGATLGFLPYNFSPARIFLGDSGSLLVGLLMAGIGTLSFFKAATATLVLVPLLLFALPLFDTTQVVIGRMRRGRHPFTADDTHVHHRLLRFGLSQKEAAIFFYAVTVFLGVAAIVLSWRFTRGSFAALGILGAVLAAVLLAWSWQLRQRRNPDRPPGTEATP